A region of Micromonospora chokoriensis DNA encodes the following proteins:
- a CDS encoding FAD-binding oxidoreductase gives MRAERVDHPIDHDQAVDTLRRSYAAVPTGEPVRLAKRTSNLFRPRSAPRTPGLDVSALNGVLSVDPTGRTADVQGMCTYEDLVDATLPHGLMPLVVPQLRTITLGGAVTGLGIESTSFRNGLPHESVRELDVLTGSGEIVTARPDGEHAELFTAFPNSLGSLGYATRLRIELQPVGRYVALRNVRFTRLEALTDAIAEVTATRSWAGEPVDAMDGVMFSPGEAYLVFATFTDAADPPSDYTGQAIYYRSLRQRTRDVLTAYDYLWRWDTDWFWCSAAFGAQHPVVRRLWPARYRRSDFYHRLVRLEHRHQVAARIDRLRGQPARERVVQDVEIPLNETADFLRWFASTVGMNPVWLCPLRLREPAGPGSARSWPLYPLRPGHDYVNIGFWGSVPIAPGAADGDVNRTIERRVSESGGHKSLYSDAYYDRDAFDRLYGGDTWRAVKDRYDPDHRLTGLYEKAVARA, from the coding sequence ATGCGCGCTGAGCGTGTGGATCACCCCATTGACCATGATCAAGCGGTGGACACGCTGCGGCGGTCGTACGCCGCGGTGCCCACGGGCGAGCCTGTCCGGCTGGCCAAACGCACCTCCAACCTGTTCCGCCCCCGGTCCGCTCCCCGGACCCCGGGCCTCGACGTGAGCGCCCTGAACGGGGTGCTGTCGGTCGACCCGACCGGCCGCACCGCCGACGTGCAGGGCATGTGCACGTACGAGGACCTGGTCGACGCGACGCTGCCGCACGGGCTGATGCCACTGGTGGTGCCGCAGCTGCGCACCATCACGCTGGGCGGCGCGGTCACCGGCCTCGGGATCGAGTCGACCTCGTTCCGCAACGGCCTGCCGCACGAGTCGGTCCGCGAGTTGGACGTCCTCACCGGCTCCGGCGAGATCGTCACCGCCCGACCCGACGGGGAGCACGCGGAGCTGTTCACCGCGTTCCCCAACTCGCTGGGCAGCCTCGGCTACGCCACCCGGCTGCGCATCGAGCTGCAACCGGTCGGCCGGTACGTGGCACTGCGCAACGTCCGGTTCACCCGACTGGAGGCACTCACCGACGCGATAGCGGAGGTGACCGCGACCCGATCCTGGGCCGGCGAGCCGGTCGACGCGATGGACGGGGTGATGTTCAGCCCCGGCGAGGCGTACCTGGTGTTCGCCACGTTCACCGACGCCGCCGACCCGCCCAGCGACTACACCGGCCAGGCGATCTACTACCGGTCGCTGCGTCAGCGCACCCGTGACGTGCTCACCGCGTACGACTACCTGTGGCGCTGGGACACCGACTGGTTCTGGTGCTCGGCGGCGTTCGGGGCGCAGCACCCGGTCGTCCGTCGGCTCTGGCCGGCCCGTTACCGGCGCAGCGACTTCTACCACCGGCTCGTGCGACTCGAACACCGACACCAGGTGGCGGCCCGGATCGACCGGCTGCGCGGCCAGCCGGCCCGGGAGCGGGTCGTGCAGGACGTGGAGATCCCGTTGAACGAGACGGCGGACTTCCTGCGCTGGTTCGCCAGCACAGTGGGGATGAACCCGGTGTGGCTGTGTCCGCTGCGACTGCGTGAGCCGGCGGGGCCCGGTTCGGCGCGGTCCTGGCCGCTGTATCCACTCCGGCCGGGGCACGACTACGTCAACATCGGGTTCTGGGGGAGCGTGCCGATCGCGCCGGGCGCCGCCGACGGCGACGTCAACCGCACGATCGAACGCAGGGTGTCGGAGTCGGGCGGGCACAAGTCGCTCTACTCGGACGCGTACTACGACCGGGACGCCTTCGACCGCCTGTACGGCGGCGACACGTGGCGGGCGGTGAAAGACCGCTACGACCCGGACCACCGGCTGACGGGACTGTACGAAAAGGCGGTAGCACGAGCATGA
- a CDS encoding putative bifunctional diguanylate cyclase/phosphodiesterase, which translates to MSPQDVSQAVVVSTASAPPTRPDPADRRAPATSRAGRVGLLVAGAVLVVEAAWLVAALPGAALVSDLGAMVVAGWATLACIGVARRHPAPLRRFWALLAVTMALAAVGRAIWTVQRLVGGDLPHTPIVGVVFTAGILTGTAALLSSPSAPRSAVGRARTLLDGIIVALALVPIAWVLVYQGVAAAELADTARTMGLLYPMFDLMQLTILVAVSGPARPMWQPMSLLAGSLALRVVADVVYVSLVARADYAAGHPIDLCWPLSYLLIGLATRKPPPPDCDGTDDTAEAPLPPWWRAALPYLPVGGAIIAVVLARRPTGQTPHLVFVTMMVLLAALAVRQGLAANENLRLVARLRRLAYGDQLTGLPNRLLFNRRLRLALRDDRPVAVLLLDLDGFKQVNDRFGHATGDTLLTGLAARMRDAVDGDGTIARLGGDEFAVLVDGDRPVPPERLAERLLDALRPSDDEEDVGVHPSASIGIAEFGPQHASHTDLLRDADIAMYAAKAAGKSAYRTCTPALRESAVSRAELIADLRRVVDEDQLHLEFQPIVDLGTGAVRSAEALVRWRHPRLGMLPPSKFLPLAEETGLILPIDRWVIHEACRAAATWRGRAPEATVAVNIAAAHLRRPDLIATVTSAVSAAGLAPRALTLELTESALIEGTETVLERLHQLRELGIKIAIDDFGTGYSSLSYLHRIPATELKIDRSFVSRLGSDDRAYATVEMVTRLAGAFDLAVVAEGVETERQHEAVAAIGCPRGQGYLYGRPDGPAMVGQNRA; encoded by the coding sequence GTGTCACCGCAGGACGTGAGCCAGGCCGTCGTGGTGTCGACCGCGTCGGCACCGCCCACGCGTCCCGACCCCGCCGACCGGCGGGCTCCGGCGACGTCCAGGGCGGGCCGTGTCGGCCTGCTCGTCGCCGGCGCGGTTCTGGTCGTGGAGGCGGCCTGGCTGGTCGCCGCCCTGCCGGGTGCCGCGCTCGTCAGCGACCTGGGCGCGATGGTGGTCGCCGGTTGGGCGACGCTCGCGTGCATCGGGGTGGCCCGTCGGCATCCGGCGCCGCTGCGCAGGTTCTGGGCTCTGCTCGCCGTCACCATGGCGTTAGCCGCCGTGGGCCGGGCGATCTGGACGGTGCAGCGGCTCGTCGGCGGCGACCTGCCGCACACGCCGATCGTCGGGGTGGTCTTCACCGCCGGCATCCTCACCGGTACGGCCGCGCTGCTCAGCTCACCGTCGGCGCCCCGCTCGGCAGTGGGGCGGGCCCGCACCCTCTTGGACGGGATCATCGTCGCCCTGGCCCTGGTGCCGATCGCCTGGGTGCTGGTCTACCAGGGGGTGGCCGCCGCCGAGTTGGCCGACACGGCGCGCACGATGGGGCTGCTCTACCCGATGTTCGACCTGATGCAGCTCACCATCCTGGTCGCGGTGTCCGGCCCGGCCCGGCCGATGTGGCAGCCGATGAGCCTGCTCGCGGGGAGCCTCGCCCTGCGGGTCGTCGCCGACGTCGTCTACGTGTCGCTGGTCGCCCGCGCCGACTACGCCGCCGGTCACCCGATCGACCTGTGCTGGCCGCTGAGCTACCTGCTGATCGGCCTGGCCACCCGGAAGCCACCGCCGCCGGACTGCGACGGCACCGACGACACCGCCGAGGCACCCCTGCCGCCCTGGTGGCGCGCGGCGTTGCCGTACCTGCCGGTGGGCGGGGCGATCATCGCGGTGGTGTTGGCCCGTCGGCCCACCGGGCAGACCCCCCACCTGGTCTTCGTGACGATGATGGTGCTGCTGGCGGCGCTGGCCGTACGGCAGGGGTTGGCCGCCAACGAGAACCTGCGGCTGGTGGCCCGGCTGCGCCGCCTCGCGTACGGCGACCAGCTCACCGGGCTGCCCAACCGGCTGCTGTTCAACAGGCGGCTGCGCCTGGCCCTGCGCGACGACCGGCCGGTGGCCGTGCTGCTGCTCGACCTGGACGGGTTCAAGCAGGTCAACGACCGGTTCGGGCACGCCACCGGGGACACCCTGTTGACCGGGTTGGCGGCCCGGATGCGGGATGCCGTCGACGGCGACGGGACGATCGCCCGGCTGGGCGGAGACGAGTTCGCCGTGCTGGTCGACGGCGACCGTCCGGTCCCACCGGAGCGCCTCGCCGAACGGCTGCTGGACGCGCTGCGGCCCTCCGACGACGAGGAGGACGTCGGGGTGCACCCGTCCGCGAGCATCGGCATCGCGGAGTTCGGTCCGCAGCACGCCTCCCACACCGACCTGCTGCGCGACGCCGACATCGCCATGTACGCGGCGAAGGCGGCCGGGAAGTCCGCGTACCGGACGTGCACCCCGGCGCTGCGCGAGTCGGCCGTGTCCCGCGCCGAGCTGATCGCCGACCTGCGCCGGGTGGTGGACGAGGACCAGCTGCACCTGGAGTTCCAACCGATCGTCGACCTGGGCACGGGCGCGGTCCGCAGCGCCGAGGCGTTGGTGCGGTGGCGGCATCCCCGCCTGGGGATGCTGCCGCCGTCGAAGTTCCTGCCGTTGGCCGAGGAGACCGGGTTGATCCTGCCGATCGACAGGTGGGTGATCCACGAGGCGTGCCGGGCCGCCGCCACCTGGCGGGGCCGTGCGCCGGAGGCGACCGTCGCGGTGAACATCGCGGCGGCGCACCTGCGTCGCCCGGATCTGATCGCCACTGTCACCTCGGCGGTCAGCGCCGCCGGGCTGGCTCCGCGGGCGTTGACCCTGGAGTTGACCGAGTCGGCGTTGATCGAGGGCACCGAGACGGTGTTGGAACGGCTGCACCAGCTCCGCGAGCTGGGCATCAAGATCGCGATCGACGACTTCGGCACCGGCTACTCGTCGCTGAGCTACCTGCACCGCATCCCGGCCACCGAGCTGAAGATCGACCGTTCGTTCGTGTCCCGGCTGGGGTCGGACGACAGGGCGTACGCCACGGTGGAGATGGTCACCCGACTGGCCGGCGCGTTCGACCTGGCGGTGGTCGCCGAGGGGGTGGAGACCGAACGCCAGCACGAGGCGGTCGCCGCGATCGGCTGCCCGCGCGGTCAGGGCTATCTGTACGGGCGGCCGGACGGCCCCGCGATGGTGGGTCAGAATCGAGCTTGA
- a CDS encoding MerR family transcriptional regulator, producing the protein MAYTVGQVAKLAGVTVRTLHHYDEVGLLSPSGRTSAGYRRYDDADLQRLHLVLYYRELGFPLEEITAIIDDPAADPAAHLRRQHELLTVRIKRLQEMVTAIEFAMEASKLNIQLTPEERFEVFGDFTPEKYEAEAEQRWGDTDAYRESNRRVARYTKEDWLRNKAENEDWGRRIVALLASGAPADSPEAMDLAEEHRQLISRWFYECSYEIHTGLADMYLADERFTAHYENIAPGLAAYLNEAIHANAISRA; encoded by the coding sequence ATGGCGTACACGGTGGGTCAGGTGGCGAAGCTGGCCGGCGTGACGGTCCGGACGTTGCACCACTACGACGAGGTCGGGCTGCTCTCGCCGAGCGGGCGGACCTCGGCCGGTTACCGCCGCTACGACGACGCGGACCTGCAACGGCTGCACCTCGTCCTGTACTACCGGGAGCTGGGTTTCCCGCTTGAGGAGATCACCGCGATCATCGACGACCCGGCGGCCGACCCGGCCGCGCACCTGCGCCGGCAGCACGAGCTGCTGACGGTACGGATCAAGCGGTTGCAGGAGATGGTCACGGCGATCGAGTTCGCGATGGAGGCGAGCAAGTTGAATATCCAACTCACTCCCGAGGAGCGGTTCGAGGTCTTCGGTGACTTCACGCCGGAGAAGTACGAGGCCGAGGCGGAGCAGCGCTGGGGCGACACCGACGCGTACCGGGAGTCGAACCGGCGGGTCGCCCGCTACACCAAGGAAGACTGGCTGCGGAACAAGGCGGAGAACGAGGACTGGGGCCGACGGATCGTCGCGCTGCTGGCCTCGGGCGCACCGGCGGACAGCCCGGAGGCGATGGACCTGGCCGAGGAGCACCGGCAGCTCATCAGCCGCTGGTTCTACGAGTGCTCGTATGAGATCCACACCGGGCTGGCCGACATGTACCTGGCCGACGAGCGGTTCACCGCGCACTACGAGAACATCGCCCCGGGGTTGGCCGCGTACCTGAACGAGGCGATCCACGCCAACGCGATCAGCCGCGCCTGA
- a CDS encoding aminoacyl-tRNA deacylase, whose product MPSPAITALDAAGLPYRLFSRGEVGSLAEAAAAQGVAVSDVVKTIVVRRAADDHLFVLTPGDRVISWPKLRALLGVQRLSMPDAAGARAATGYERGTITPFGASTAWPVIADERLRGREISLGAGVRGLAVTVDADAAIVALDATVADVTDPQPAR is encoded by the coding sequence ATGCCGTCGCCCGCGATCACCGCCCTGGACGCCGCCGGACTCCCGTATCGGCTGTTCAGCCGCGGTGAGGTCGGCAGCCTCGCGGAGGCCGCCGCCGCCCAGGGCGTGGCCGTCTCCGATGTGGTGAAGACCATCGTGGTCCGTCGCGCCGCCGACGATCACCTGTTCGTACTCACCCCCGGTGACCGGGTCATCTCCTGGCCCAAGCTACGCGCGCTGCTCGGGGTGCAGCGGCTCTCCATGCCCGACGCGGCGGGCGCACGGGCCGCCACCGGCTACGAACGCGGCACCATCACCCCGTTCGGCGCGAGCACCGCCTGGCCGGTGATCGCCGACGAGCGGCTGCGCGGCCGGGAGATCAGCCTGGGGGCCGGCGTTCGTGGCCTCGCCGTCACTGTCGACGCCGACGCCGCGATCGTCGCGCTCGACGCCACGGTGGCCGACGTCACCGACCCGCAGCCCGCCCGCTGA
- a CDS encoding zinc-ribbon domain-containing protein: MFFIFGLRTKVDRSGVVQQVCRHCGNHAAQVITRRATKFTLFFVPLIPVRTRYAQQCTFCGAEYEIAKADARRLPVG, from the coding sequence ATGTTCTTCATCTTTGGTCTACGTACCAAGGTCGACCGGTCCGGTGTCGTGCAGCAGGTGTGCCGACACTGCGGCAACCACGCCGCGCAGGTGATCACCCGACGGGCGACGAAATTCACCCTCTTCTTCGTTCCGCTCATCCCCGTCCGCACCCGGTACGCGCAGCAGTGCACGTTCTGCGGTGCCGAGTACGAGATCGCCAAGGCCGATGCCCGGCGCCTCCCGGTCGGCTGA
- a CDS encoding class I SAM-dependent methyltransferase yields MSLTDRDQGAASVPATPPAGGRHTGPTVADIVRAVTTGPLPVRITGYDGSAVGPSDAGITLAIRSERGLSYLLTAPGDLGMARAYVSGDLALQGVHPGDPYEALRVLKDELRLRPPSLTEGLTLVRALGWERLMPPPAPPQEAQPRWKRVMNGLRHSRVRDSTAISHHYDVSNAFYEKVLGPSMTYTCAVFRSPDDTLEQAQAAKYDLVAGKLALKKGMRLLDVGCGWGGMVRHAAREYGVKALGVTLSKEQAQWAQAAIEREGLTGLAEVRHMDYRDAPAEQFDAVSSIGLTEHIGVRNYPSYFGALRSRLRQGGRLLNHCITRADNRAPHRSGAFIDRYVFPDGELAGPGRLVSEIHDAGFEVHHEENLRQHYALTLAAWCRNLVEHWDFCVSEVGAGTARVWGLYMAGSRMAFERNGIQLHQVLATHNGPDGVNGYPLRPDWLP; encoded by the coding sequence ATGAGCCTGACCGACAGAGATCAAGGGGCGGCGAGCGTTCCCGCCACCCCGCCGGCGGGGGGCCGGCACACGGGTCCGACCGTCGCGGACATCGTCCGTGCGGTCACCACGGGACCGCTGCCGGTGCGGATCACGGGGTACGACGGCAGCGCCGTCGGCCCGTCCGACGCCGGCATCACCCTGGCGATCCGTTCCGAGCGTGGCCTGTCGTACCTGCTCACTGCCCCTGGCGACCTGGGCATGGCCCGGGCCTACGTCAGTGGCGACCTGGCGTTGCAGGGGGTGCATCCGGGCGACCCGTACGAGGCGTTGCGGGTGCTCAAGGACGAGCTGCGGTTGCGCCCACCGTCGCTGACCGAGGGGCTGACGTTGGTCCGTGCGCTGGGGTGGGAGCGGCTGATGCCGCCGCCGGCGCCGCCGCAGGAGGCGCAGCCACGGTGGAAGCGGGTGATGAACGGACTACGGCACTCCCGGGTTCGCGACAGCACGGCGATCTCGCACCACTACGACGTCTCCAACGCCTTCTACGAGAAGGTGCTCGGCCCGTCGATGACGTACACCTGCGCGGTTTTCCGTTCCCCGGACGACACGTTGGAGCAGGCCCAGGCGGCGAAGTATGACCTGGTCGCCGGCAAGCTGGCGTTGAAGAAGGGGATGCGGCTGCTGGATGTGGGCTGCGGCTGGGGTGGCATGGTGCGGCACGCCGCGCGCGAGTACGGCGTCAAGGCGCTCGGGGTGACCCTGTCGAAGGAGCAGGCGCAGTGGGCGCAGGCGGCGATCGAGCGGGAGGGGTTGACCGGGCTGGCCGAGGTGCGGCACATGGACTACCGGGACGCGCCGGCGGAGCAGTTCGACGCTGTCTCGTCGATCGGGTTGACCGAGCACATCGGGGTGCGCAACTACCCGAGCTACTTCGGGGCGCTGCGCAGTCGGCTGCGGCAGGGTGGGCGGCTGCTCAACCACTGCATCACCCGCGCGGACAACCGGGCGCCGCACCGCTCGGGCGCGTTCATCGACAGGTACGTCTTCCCGGACGGTGAGTTGGCCGGCCCGGGTCGGCTGGTCAGCGAGATCCACGACGCCGGGTTCGAGGTGCACCACGAGGAGAACCTGCGCCAGCACTACGCGCTGACGCTGGCCGCCTGGTGTCGCAACCTGGTTGAGCACTGGGACTTCTGCGTGTCCGAGGTGGGCGCGGGCACCGCTCGGGTGTGGGGGCTGTACATGGCCGGGTCGCGGATGGCGTTCGAGCGCAACGGCATCCAGCTGCACCAGGTGCTGGCCACGCACAACGGCCCGGACGGGGTGAACGGCTACCCGCTGCGACCCGACTGGTTGCCCTGA
- a CDS encoding trypsin-like serine protease, producing the protein MSAQRSRRWGAALLGATIAAGLLGGASAQAVAGAQVVPDGSYRFSAKVTFGDLRACSGALVDPNWVVTAKSCFADGTASVAAGPPSRPSTVLVGRTDLTSTAGQQRGIASVAPHPDRDLVLARLSAPVTDVPPVTLATTAPAPTETLTVTGYGRTATEWVPDRLHQGAFAVQDVTAGSVGLLGASAGATLCKGDAGGPAFRDNAGTVELVAIASTSWQKGCLTETETRDGATATRVDDIGAWFREQLTDVQVFGVVLEPGTFVLRLTYHAIDSATGGVRATRTAAEPLPFSPKAMATLNADTILMNDGAGQLYRVDVTSMSPFTYAVTPIDTGWTHDKLVYDGYGSLYGIFAGSTLRRYTVTSSKPVKENLTAYTTVGSGFSLTELTSPGPGRILGTTSAGYLISYKINGVNSWSRSDLYTSGWGGSGSLVSPGGGLYLTFDPIDGLTRYRDANPFDGESADITVIGTDSIRGRWRYHQQVSARPWVGVVSVFGTRPDGRLSYTAVDPVTGSRRTILSAGTLGFSPKAMAVLNADTLLVTSTDGQLYRVDITGSDPLTFDKTGPLSGGWTHDRLAYDGNGSLYGIANSATLRRYTVTKPKPVYADITNAKTITGNFTLTSLAAPGPGRILGTTSTGKLLMYLIDAAGTWTAAEIGASGWADTTSLFSPGGGLYHKRVASGQVFTYLDASPFDGNGSDIKPHLANVNSTGWDPILSARPYDSWPDSTRRW; encoded by the coding sequence GTGTCAGCACAACGCTCACGCCGGTGGGGCGCCGCCCTTCTCGGCGCTACGATCGCGGCCGGACTGTTGGGCGGAGCCTCCGCCCAAGCCGTCGCCGGTGCGCAGGTGGTTCCCGACGGCAGCTACCGCTTCAGTGCGAAGGTCACCTTTGGTGACCTGCGTGCCTGCTCCGGCGCGCTCGTCGACCCGAATTGGGTGGTGACGGCGAAGAGCTGTTTCGCCGACGGCACCGCATCCGTCGCCGCAGGTCCGCCCAGCCGGCCGAGCACTGTGCTGGTCGGCCGCACCGACCTCACCAGCACCGCCGGCCAGCAGCGGGGGATAGCCTCGGTTGCGCCGCATCCGGACCGCGATCTCGTGCTGGCCCGCCTCTCTGCGCCGGTAACGGACGTACCGCCTGTCACGCTGGCCACCACCGCGCCGGCTCCCACCGAGACGCTCACCGTGACCGGCTACGGCCGGACCGCCACCGAGTGGGTCCCCGACCGGCTACACCAGGGCGCCTTCGCCGTCCAGGACGTCACTGCCGGCTCGGTCGGCCTGCTCGGCGCCTCCGCTGGCGCTACCCTCTGCAAGGGTGACGCCGGCGGGCCGGCATTCCGCGACAATGCGGGCACCGTCGAGTTGGTCGCCATCGCGAGCACCTCGTGGCAGAAGGGCTGCCTGACTGAGACCGAGACCCGCGACGGAGCCACCGCGACCCGCGTCGACGACATTGGTGCCTGGTTCCGTGAGCAGCTTACCGACGTGCAGGTCTTCGGCGTTGTGCTGGAGCCGGGCACGTTCGTGCTACGGCTGACCTATCACGCCATCGACTCGGCCACCGGCGGTGTACGGGCCACGCGTACCGCCGCCGAACCGCTTCCCTTCAGTCCCAAAGCCATGGCGACGCTGAACGCCGACACCATCCTCATGAACGACGGCGCCGGGCAGCTGTACCGGGTGGACGTGACCAGCATGTCGCCGTTCACCTACGCCGTGACGCCGATCGACACCGGCTGGACTCACGACAAGTTGGTCTACGACGGATATGGCTCGTTGTACGGCATCTTCGCCGGCTCGACCCTGCGCCGGTACACGGTGACCAGCTCGAAGCCGGTCAAGGAGAACCTCACGGCTTACACCACAGTCGGCAGCGGGTTCAGCTTGACGGAACTCACCTCGCCGGGCCCCGGCCGGATCCTAGGCACCACCTCCGCCGGCTACCTGATCTCCTACAAGATCAACGGCGTCAACTCATGGAGTCGGTCGGACCTCTACACCAGCGGCTGGGGCGGGTCGGGCAGCCTCGTGTCTCCCGGTGGCGGCCTCTACCTCACCTTCGACCCCATCGACGGCCTGACCCGCTACCGGGACGCCAACCCGTTCGACGGCGAGAGCGCCGACATCACCGTCATCGGGACCGACTCGATCCGGGGCCGGTGGCGCTACCACCAGCAGGTCTCCGCGCGCCCCTGGGTGGGGGTTGTGTCGGTCTTCGGCACCCGCCCGGACGGACGCCTCTCGTACACGGCCGTCGATCCGGTAACCGGCAGCCGACGCACCATCCTGTCGGCTGGGACTCTCGGCTTCAGCCCGAAGGCGATGGCGGTCCTCAATGCGGACACGCTCCTCGTTACCAGTACCGACGGGCAGCTCTACCGGGTGGACATCACCGGCAGCGACCCGCTCACCTTCGACAAGACCGGTCCGCTCTCTGGCGGGTGGACGCACGACCGGCTCGCGTACGACGGCAACGGTTCGCTCTACGGCATCGCCAACAGCGCGACGCTGCGCCGCTACACGGTGACCAAGCCGAAGCCCGTCTACGCCGACATCACCAACGCGAAGACGATCACTGGCAACTTCACTTTGACCTCCCTCGCCGCGCCCGGGCCTGGTCGGATCCTCGGTACGACAAGCACTGGCAAGCTGCTGATGTATCTCATCGACGCGGCTGGCACCTGGACCGCCGCAGAGATCGGCGCGAGCGGCTGGGCCGACACGACCTCGCTCTTCTCCCCAGGTGGGGGTCTCTACCACAAGCGAGTGGCCTCCGGTCAGGTCTTCACCTACCTGGATGCCAGCCCGTTCGACGGCAACGGCAGCGACATCAAGCCCCATCTCGCAAACGTCAACAGCACGGGTTGGGACCCGATCCTGTCGGCCCGCCCGTACGACTCGTGGCCGGACAGCACCCGCCGATGGTGA
- a CDS encoding winged helix-turn-helix domain-containing protein — translation MRDVLYLEQIEQAEVLLKPQRVEVLRQLAEPRTCTEVAARLDQTPQRVYYHVKQLVAAGLVELVNERKVRGITEGIYQAAARSYWLSPRLVGRIGLRRARDELSLGYLLDLMEEVQADVAALDRAAPELPSIGVSGEIRVPAELRPQFLHDLQAALQDLFTRYGGSEGDAFKLAVACYPKGNDNE, via the coding sequence ATGAGAGATGTCCTGTACCTGGAGCAGATCGAGCAGGCCGAAGTCCTGCTCAAGCCGCAACGCGTCGAGGTGCTGCGGCAACTGGCCGAACCGCGCACCTGCACCGAGGTCGCGGCCCGACTCGACCAGACGCCACAGCGCGTCTATTACCACGTCAAGCAGCTCGTCGCGGCCGGCCTGGTCGAGCTGGTCAACGAGCGCAAGGTCCGCGGGATCACCGAGGGCATCTACCAGGCCGCCGCCCGGTCCTACTGGCTGTCCCCACGGCTCGTCGGCCGGATCGGGCTGCGTCGGGCCCGCGACGAGCTGAGCCTGGGCTACCTGCTGGACCTGATGGAGGAGGTCCAGGCCGACGTCGCGGCCCTGGACCGGGCCGCACCCGAGCTGCCCTCGATCGGCGTCTCCGGCGAGATCCGGGTGCCGGCCGAGCTCCGCCCGCAGTTCCTGCACGACCTGCAAGCCGCACTTCAGGACCTGTTCACCCGCTACGGCGGCAGCGAGGGAGATGCCTTCAAGCTGGCCGTCGCCTGCTATCCGAAAGGGAACGACAATGAGTGA
- a CDS encoding SRPBCC family protein produces the protein MSEPMTLKARLSAPVGRVREALTDPAELRQWLAEHAEVELPQRYEFWGRYTPEGDAPHQRLLHADDDTLRFGWLLDGVETTTEFQLTAEGADSTVLTLTQSHFDFAEAMSGSSIRGVLQTYWSLAIANLAAHLEGKPLLPRTDFTSADLRGELVIAAPADKVWESLTDSEQATAWFGYPIGIEPWVGGRYAMGGFETGYAAKIVDLEPGRRMSVDWGPTGVTNWELAESDGRTTLTFVQSGFDETNPPYGAWSGSVAGLYELRRFHEVPDWQPIWLAAEIPGLEPQPNY, from the coding sequence ATGAGTGAGCCGATGACGCTCAAGGCCCGTCTCTCCGCGCCCGTCGGGCGCGTCCGCGAGGCCCTCACCGACCCGGCCGAGCTGCGGCAGTGGCTGGCCGAGCACGCCGAGGTCGAGCTGCCCCAGCGGTACGAGTTCTGGGGCCGCTACACGCCCGAGGGCGACGCCCCGCATCAGCGGCTGCTGCACGCCGACGACGACACGCTGCGCTTCGGCTGGCTGCTCGACGGGGTGGAGACCACCACCGAGTTCCAGTTGACCGCCGAGGGCGCCGACAGCACCGTGCTGACGCTGACCCAGAGCCACTTCGACTTCGCCGAGGCGATGAGCGGCTCCAGCATCCGGGGCGTGCTCCAGACGTACTGGTCGCTGGCCATCGCCAACCTGGCCGCCCACCTGGAGGGCAAGCCGCTGCTGCCCCGCACCGACTTCACCTCCGCCGACCTGCGCGGTGAGCTGGTCATCGCCGCCCCCGCCGACAAGGTGTGGGAGTCGCTGACCGACTCGGAGCAGGCCACCGCCTGGTTCGGTTACCCGATCGGGATCGAGCCCTGGGTCGGCGGCCGGTACGCCATGGGCGGCTTCGAGACCGGCTACGCGGCCAAGATCGTCGACCTGGAGCCCGGCCGGCGGATGTCCGTCGACTGGGGGCCGACCGGCGTCACGAACTGGGAGCTGGCCGAATCCGACGGCCGGACCACGCTGACCTTCGTGCAGAGCGGCTTCGACGAGACCAACCCCCCGTACGGGGCCTGGAGCGGGTCGGTCGCCGGGCTGTACGAGCTGCGCCGCTTCCACGAGGTGCCCGACTGGCAGCCGATCTGGCTCGCCGCCGAGATCCCCGGCCTGGAGCCCCAGCCGAACTACTGA